A DNA window from Brenneria izadpanahii contains the following coding sequences:
- a CDS encoding phosphopantetheine-binding protein produces MNRQMTLPAFNAAELKELLLQKLDVSDEEFDEHENLFDYGLDSVDVMALIACLKAHGIEVSFIDMVREPTFSAWRKLVGV; encoded by the coding sequence ATGAATAGGCAGATGACATTACCCGCCTTTAATGCAGCGGAACTGAAGGAACTGCTGCTGCAAAAACTGGACGTATCGGATGAGGAGTTTGACGAACATGAAAACCTTTTCGACTACGGCCTGGATTCAGTGGACGTGATGGCGCTGATCGCCTGTCTGAAAGCGCACGGAATAGAGGTCAGCTTCATCGATATGGTAAGAGAGCCGACATTTAGCGCGTGGCGAAAGCTGGTCGGCGTTTGA
- the entS gene encoding enterobactin transporter EntS, with protein MDKNLILTAFHLLKGNRPFRAVFYARALSILSLGMLTVAIPVQIQWMTGSVMLVGLSVTLAGGGMFSGLLLGGVLADRYDRRTMILFGRSVCGLGFAGLALNALAPSPSLSVMYFLSVWDGFFGAMSITALLAATPALVGRENIAVAGVINMMMFRIGTVIAPTLGGLVIAYGGVTLNYSLAAVGTFLTLIPLLTLPSMPSGERTRQHPARALWQSVQFVLSQRIIWTMMLIGGMVSAIAAVRVLFPALAEQWRVDLRHLGLLYSAMPLGAVIGMLTSRRWVDSGWRTERVMFISAYSAFTAIVILGIVSHFATALIFLMVYGYFSAINSVLQFIVVQNHTPNNLLGRVNGLWMAQNVGSDMAGAFFISMAGAIMMPTMIAIVYGGTALIAGIIILLIIRRYGEPVRIND; from the coding sequence GTGGATAAAAACTTAATTTTGACGGCGTTTCATCTCTTGAAGGGCAATCGGCCCTTTCGCGCCGTCTTTTATGCCAGAGCATTGTCCATTTTGTCATTAGGCATGTTGACGGTAGCGATCCCGGTGCAGATTCAATGGATGACCGGATCGGTGATGCTGGTGGGACTATCCGTCACCCTTGCCGGGGGCGGCATGTTCAGCGGGCTGCTGTTGGGCGGCGTGCTGGCGGATAGGTACGATCGCCGCACTATGATTTTGTTTGGCCGGAGCGTCTGCGGGCTGGGTTTCGCCGGGCTGGCGCTGAACGCGTTGGCGCCTTCGCCCTCCTTGTCGGTGATGTATTTTCTATCCGTATGGGATGGTTTTTTCGGCGCGATGAGCATTACCGCGCTGTTAGCGGCAACGCCCGCGCTGGTCGGGCGTGAGAATATCGCCGTGGCGGGCGTCATCAATATGATGATGTTCAGGATTGGAACGGTTATTGCGCCAACGCTTGGCGGTCTGGTGATCGCGTACGGCGGCGTAACGCTCAATTACTCGCTGGCTGCGGTGGGCACGTTTCTGACGCTGATTCCGCTGCTTACGCTTCCCTCTATGCCGAGCGGAGAACGCACCAGGCAGCATCCCGCCAGAGCGTTATGGCAAAGCGTTCAATTCGTCTTGAGCCAGCGGATCATCTGGACGATGATGCTGATCGGCGGAATGGTGAGCGCCATCGCCGCCGTGCGGGTGCTGTTCCCGGCGCTGGCCGAGCAGTGGCGGGTTGACTTGCGTCATCTTGGGCTGCTGTATTCTGCGATGCCGCTAGGCGCGGTTATCGGTATGCTAACCAGCCGGCGCTGGGTCGATAGCGGCTGGCGGACGGAACGGGTGATGTTCATCAGCGCCTACAGCGCTTTCACCGCCATCGTGATTTTGGGCATCGTCTCTCACTTCGCGACGGCGTTGATTTTCCTGATGGTTTATGGCTATTTCAGCGCGATCAACAGCGTTTTGCAGTTTATTGTGGTGCAGAACCATACCCCCAATAATTTGCTGGGCCGGGTAAACGGGCTCTGGATGGCGCAGAACGTCGGCAGCGATATGGCCGGCGCTTTTTTTATCAGTATGGCTGGCGCTATCATGATGCCGACGATGATCGCCATTGTTTACGGCGGGACGGCGTTAATCGCGGGGATCATTATCCTGTTGATTATCAGACGCTATGGCGAGCCGGTGCGGATAAATGACTAA
- a CDS encoding non-ribosomal peptide synthetase: protein MSLNNNTSLSDNAILALTEGQKEIWVAQQMIEDSARYNTAECVRIEGVLSPDCFKAAVTQVMRQIEALNCRYQLRDGELVQVIGEPAEVNYQFLDFRRDEQPEISLRQWMRHDLAQPVDLAQGRLYRVGLIQLADEKFCWYQRAHHIALDGYGVAMVLRQVANTYSRLQQGKSVDARPFSPLRYLLDKEDSYRNSTRFLRDTAFWEAYCRRLPPAPRLSPARAEVSDSVRRERLTLRASQFARIKTLAKAWSASWVEVWLALFAGYVAWKTRESGVVLGMPFMNRNDGELFKLPAMLVNILPLSVQVGPDDDLASLAQSVRREIDYVKPHTEYRGMRLLRLREDDEPLFGPVVNVMPFYEELDFNGARGVIENVHGGPVDDCALRVVPTGNDDHSALQIHLDANPNIYPADVLSAIRDELMAWATYWIAHPHASMAQLNQRKWRELADYVIHAREQKAFAWRSVISRIREQAALTPEAVALESDDRRVSYAALAARVDAIGGALIERGIQAGEVIAVYMPRSADTVQMMLGILAAGASCFVLDTASPDERLQQALDACGARFVIMADPENDRRAFTVESIAYSALLTHPEDRTSAPAAIAPDATGFIIFTSGSTGKPKGVAIPHRALSWFVDAAGQAYNIQPDDRVLQFSSLTFDACLEEIFIPLCCGACVVLRSEEMAESLDAFLSYVIEHAVTVLDLPTTFWHTLTLTLSEQRHAWPAAVKTLIVGGEAISQERLSQWKSLMGERVRLINTYGPTEGTIIFTYKVLAGDGFDPRTPDLRSIGLPLTGLRCLILDAARRPVERGMEGELYLIGPTLSSGYINSDEMTRESFITLTIAGKAVRAYKTGDWVTQTEQGEIVYLGRIDKQVKFRGYRVDLNEIRDCCLAVDGVKEARAVMWNEGNAQLVLYVKLDENAAVSCGRIEAHLRKVLPQYMQPNQVMPITDFPLTRSGKIDEKRLPKPDVRIDAAAAEDAATDFERQVAEAWKAELTLDSVGIHQDFYALGGSSLNLFSIHARLAGQGLPIPPKLLLENRTIHSLYQAWRRIADDDEPQISGLEWIVKLQNHQRPRTLWAFHPYSGRIDCYRELAERVNQSFDVLAIQAPYLSESAEELQTLSDLAQRYCELIRHVQQQGPYYLIGYSLGGNIAYLVAQRLIAQGGEIHYLGLLDSRPPQFIEKMESSLYTLVRDTLGAEFLAEVRQLDDEAQLEIIAERLLSAGHMRFMDKAQLIRALRFSVTSAQDQAAELTPLTIAGQTCHYGVTAPGDEWRMLVRERLNCHQFDGKHDTIMDELAASGAMQAIQQDLFQASRLRERS from the coding sequence ATGTCTTTGAACAATAATACGTCTTTAAGCGATAACGCCATTTTGGCGCTGACGGAAGGACAAAAAGAGATCTGGGTCGCCCAGCAGATGATTGAGGACAGCGCGCGCTACAATACGGCCGAGTGCGTCAGAATCGAGGGCGTTCTGTCTCCCGACTGTTTTAAAGCGGCGGTGACTCAGGTTATGCGGCAGATAGAGGCGCTCAATTGCCGGTATCAATTGCGGGACGGCGAACTGGTGCAGGTAATCGGTGAGCCGGCCGAGGTGAATTATCAGTTCCTTGATTTTCGGCGGGATGAACAGCCTGAAATTAGCCTGCGCCAGTGGATGCGGCACGACCTGGCGCAACCCGTCGACCTGGCGCAAGGGCGGCTGTATCGCGTCGGCCTGATTCAACTGGCGGATGAAAAGTTCTGCTGGTATCAGCGGGCGCATCATATCGCGCTGGATGGTTATGGCGTGGCGATGGTGTTGCGTCAGGTGGCAAATACCTATTCCCGGCTGCAGCAGGGGAAAAGTGTAGACGCGCGGCCGTTCTCGCCGCTGCGCTATCTGCTGGATAAAGAAGATTCATACCGCAATTCAACGCGTTTCCTGCGGGATACGGCCTTCTGGGAAGCCTATTGCCGCCGTTTGCCTCCGGCCCCCAGACTCAGCCCGGCGCGCGCCGAAGTCAGCGACAGCGTGCGGCGTGAGCGGCTGACGCTGCGCGCGTCGCAGTTTGCGCGGATAAAAACGCTGGCGAAAGCGTGGTCGGCGTCATGGGTTGAGGTATGGCTGGCCTTGTTCGCCGGCTACGTGGCGTGGAAAACGCGCGAAAGCGGCGTCGTGCTGGGAATGCCCTTTATGAACCGCAATGACGGGGAACTGTTCAAACTGCCGGCCATGCTGGTCAATATTCTGCCTTTATCCGTTCAGGTCGGGCCGGACGACGATCTGGCGAGCCTGGCGCAAAGCGTCCGGCGGGAGATTGATTACGTGAAGCCCCATACCGAATACCGGGGAATGCGGCTTTTGCGGCTTCGGGAGGACGATGAGCCGCTGTTCGGCCCGGTGGTTAATGTCATGCCGTTTTATGAGGAGTTGGATTTCAACGGCGCGCGCGGCGTGATTGAGAATGTACACGGCGGCCCGGTGGACGACTGCGCTTTGCGCGTGGTGCCGACCGGCAACGATGACCATAGCGCCTTACAGATTCACCTGGACGCTAATCCCAATATTTACCCGGCCGACGTGCTGTCCGCCATTCGCGATGAATTGATGGCCTGGGCTACCTACTGGATTGCACATCCGCACGCCAGCATGGCGCAGCTTAACCAGCGTAAGTGGCGCGAGTTGGCGGATTATGTCATTCACGCGCGAGAGCAGAAAGCTTTCGCCTGGCGGAGCGTGATTTCGCGTATCCGCGAACAGGCCGCGCTCACGCCGGAAGCCGTGGCGCTGGAAAGCGACGATCGGCGCGTCAGCTATGCGGCGCTTGCCGCGCGGGTTGACGCGATAGGCGGCGCGCTGATCGAACGCGGGATTCAAGCGGGGGAGGTGATCGCGGTTTATATGCCGCGCTCCGCCGATACGGTGCAAATGATGTTAGGCATCCTGGCGGCAGGAGCAAGCTGCTTCGTACTGGATACCGCCAGTCCGGACGAGCGCTTGCAGCAGGCGCTGGACGCGTGTGGCGCGCGGTTCGTCATTATGGCCGATCCGGAAAACGATCGCCGCGCCTTCACCGTTGAAAGCATCGCTTACTCGGCGTTGTTGACGCATCCGGAAGATCGGACATCCGCGCCGGCGGCGATTGCGCCGGACGCCACCGGCTTTATTATTTTTACTTCCGGCTCCACCGGGAAACCTAAAGGGGTGGCGATCCCGCATCGGGCGCTCAGTTGGTTTGTGGACGCGGCGGGCCAGGCGTACAACATTCAGCCGGACGACAGGGTACTGCAATTCTCATCGCTGACGTTCGATGCTTGTCTGGAAGAGATTTTCATTCCGCTGTGCTGCGGCGCCTGTGTGGTTCTGCGTAGCGAGGAAATGGCCGAATCGCTGGACGCTTTTTTGTCGTATGTTATAGAGCACGCCGTCACCGTGCTGGATTTGCCCACCACCTTCTGGCACACCCTGACGTTAACGTTAAGCGAACAGCGGCACGCGTGGCCGGCGGCGGTGAAAACGCTGATTGTCGGCGGCGAGGCGATTTCGCAGGAACGTTTGTCGCAGTGGAAGTCGTTGATGGGCGAGCGGGTACGGTTAATCAATACCTACGGGCCAACGGAAGGCACGATCATCTTTACCTACAAAGTGCTGGCCGGTGACGGGTTCGATCCGCGAACCCCCGATCTGCGCTCGATCGGCTTGCCGCTGACCGGGCTGCGCTGTCTGATTCTGGATGCCGCCCGGCGTCCGGTCGAACGGGGGATGGAAGGCGAGCTGTATCTTATCGGGCCGACGCTATCGAGCGGCTATATCAACAGCGACGAGATGACCCGCGAGAGCTTTATTACGCTGACCATCGCGGGCAAAGCCGTGCGCGCCTATAAAACCGGTGACTGGGTAACGCAGACGGAACAAGGGGAAATCGTCTATCTGGGGCGCATTGACAAGCAGGTGAAATTCCGCGGTTATCGTGTCGATCTCAATGAAATCCGCGATTGCTGTTTGGCGGTGGACGGCGTGAAAGAAGCGCGGGCGGTGATGTGGAATGAGGGCAACGCGCAGCTTGTCCTGTATGTCAAACTGGATGAAAACGCGGCGGTCTCCTGCGGGCGGATCGAAGCCCATCTCCGGAAAGTGTTGCCGCAATATATGCAGCCCAATCAGGTTATGCCGATTACCGACTTTCCGCTTACCCGCAGCGGAAAAATTGATGAAAAGCGTTTGCCGAAGCCGGATGTTCGTATTGACGCCGCCGCGGCCGAAGACGCCGCAACCGATTTTGAGCGGCAGGTGGCCGAAGCATGGAAGGCGGAGCTGACGCTGGATAGCGTTGGGATCCATCAGGATTTTTATGCGCTGGGCGGCAGTTCGCTGAACCTGTTTTCCATTCACGCCCGTCTGGCCGGGCAGGGACTGCCCATTCCGCCTAAGCTGCTGCTGGAAAACCGAACCATTCACAGCCTGTATCAGGCCTGGCGGCGAATTGCCGACGATGACGAACCGCAAATATCCGGTCTGGAGTGGATCGTAAAACTGCAAAACCATCAACGCCCGCGCACGCTATGGGCATTTCACCCATATTCCGGGCGCATTGACTGCTACCGGGAACTGGCGGAACGCGTCAATCAGTCGTTTGACGTGCTGGCGATCCAGGCGCCATACCTGTCTGAATCCGCCGAGGAGCTCCAAACCTTGTCCGATCTGGCGCAGCGCTATTGTGAGCTGATTCGTCATGTGCAGCAGCAGGGGCCCTATTACCTGATAGGGTACTCCCTGGGCGGCAACATCGCTTATCTGGTGGCGCAACGGTTGATCGCGCAGGGGGGCGAAATCCATTACCTCGGCCTGCTGGACAGCAGACCGCCGCAGTTCATCGAAAAGATGGAGAGCTCGCTCTATACCCTGGTGAGAGACACATTAGGCGCGGAGTTTCTCGCCGAGGTTAGGCAACTGGATGATGAGGCGCAGCTTGAGATTATCGCCGAACGGCTGTTGAGCGCAGGGCATATGCGGTTTATGGATAAGGCGCAACTGATTCGGGCTTTGCGTTTTAGCGTCACCAGCGCTCAGGACCAGGCGGCGGAGCTGACGCCGCTTACCATCGCCGGACAAACCTGTCACTACGGCGTTACCGCTCCGGGAGATGAATGGCGGATGCTGGTGAGAGAACGGCTGAACTGCCATCAATTCGACGGGAAGCACGATACCATAATGGATGAATTGGCCGCGTCGGGCGCGATGCAGGCCATTCAGCAAGATTTATTCCAAGCATCACGGTTACGTGAACGCAGCTAA
- the dhbA gene encoding 2,3-dihydro-2,3-dihydroxybenzoate dehydrogenase codes for MEKTPRLQMEFTGKQVWVTGAGRGIGKQIACSFLALGAEVVGFDREFPSPGLPYRCVLLDIQQPEQVKTVCRQQLADSPRLDILVNAAGILRLGALETLSDDDWRECLNVNAAGAFYLLRAVIPHFKRQRCGAIVTVGSNAAHVPRMQMAAYCASKAALASLNHCAALELAEYGVRCNLVSPGSTDTAMLRGMWRDDGGERQTIQGFPQQYKLGIPLGKIAHAQEIANAVVFLASDLASHITMQDIVVDGGATLAA; via the coding sequence ATGGAAAAGACACCACGGTTGCAGATGGAGTTTACGGGTAAACAGGTTTGGGTGACGGGCGCGGGGCGCGGCATCGGCAAGCAGATTGCCTGCTCTTTCCTTGCCCTGGGGGCGGAAGTGGTTGGGTTCGATCGCGAGTTTCCGTCGCCCGGCCTGCCTTATCGCTGCGTGTTATTGGACATTCAGCAGCCCGAACAGGTGAAAACGGTGTGCCGGCAACAATTGGCTGACTCTCCGCGTTTGGACATTCTGGTCAATGCCGCCGGCATTTTGCGGCTGGGCGCGCTGGAAACGCTGAGCGACGATGACTGGCGCGAGTGCCTGAATGTTAACGCGGCCGGCGCTTTTTATCTGCTGCGCGCCGTAATCCCGCATTTTAAGCGGCAGCGCTGCGGGGCGATAGTTACCGTGGGCTCCAATGCCGCGCATGTGCCGCGAATGCAGATGGCGGCTTATTGCGCCTCCAAAGCGGCGCTGGCCAGCCTGAATCATTGCGCCGCGCTGGAACTGGCGGAGTATGGCGTGCGCTGCAATTTGGTTTCCCCCGGATCTACCGATACCGCCATGCTGCGCGGCATGTGGCGGGACGACGGCGGAGAACGGCAGACCATCCAAGGTTTTCCGCAGCAATATAAGCTGGGGATCCCGCTGGGCAAGATCGCCCACGCGCAAGAAATCGCCAACGCCGTGGTTTTTCTCGCCTCCGATCTGGCCAGCCATATCACCATGCAGGATATCGTGGTTGACGGCGGCGCAACGCTGGCGGCCTGA
- a CDS encoding isochorismate synthase, with product MNELATEFSGDGPPGCDESASFSYRSAHRCIDASGIFERISRPAMLKNADDRAFWLHIKQAMNRAKQAGVEAPIVVGAIPFDASQPSCLYIPKEYQFISASTADAKTLNSIDKINSIISIKNIPEAPQFKSAVASALNYFQNGEIRKVVLSRMVEIELEQKIDRQNIINNLRLRNPGGYHFSLPLPDGGILLGASPELLIRKEGRFIHSQPLAGSAPRHSDSRQDKTNASQLLDSEKDRHEHRIVVDDIRQHLSSLCRDLTLPETPSLLSTDTMWHLATAIRGELAQAETSVIQLACLLHPTPALCGTPTAAARDLIALLEPYDRGVFSGIVGWCDANGDGEWAIAIRCGIVQRRLVRFFAGAGIVAGSEPHKEWAEVSGKLGTMLRAFGLHTEDI from the coding sequence ATGAACGAATTGGCGACAGAATTCAGTGGCGACGGGCCGCCGGGCTGCGATGAATCAGCCAGCTTTTCGTATCGCTCGGCGCATCGTTGTATCGACGCTTCAGGAATATTTGAGCGGATATCTCGGCCGGCTATGCTAAAAAACGCCGACGATCGCGCATTTTGGCTGCATATCAAACAGGCCATGAACCGGGCTAAGCAGGCGGGCGTCGAGGCGCCTATTGTGGTCGGCGCAATACCTTTTGACGCCTCTCAGCCATCCTGCCTCTATATCCCTAAAGAATATCAGTTTATTTCAGCATCAACCGCGGATGCTAAAACGTTAAACAGTATTGATAAGATAAACAGCATCATAAGTATAAAAAACATACCGGAAGCGCCTCAGTTTAAATCCGCGGTGGCATCGGCGTTGAATTATTTCCAGAACGGCGAAATAAGAAAGGTAGTGCTTTCAAGGATGGTGGAAATTGAATTAGAACAGAAAATAGATCGCCAGAATATAATAAATAATCTTAGATTGCGTAACCCCGGCGGATATCATTTCTCTCTGCCGTTACCGGATGGCGGTATTTTATTGGGCGCCAGCCCGGAATTATTAATTCGCAAGGAAGGCCGATTTATTCATAGCCAGCCGCTGGCCGGTTCGGCCCCTCGTCATAGCGATAGCCGGCAGGATAAAACCAATGCCAGCCAATTGCTTGATTCGGAAAAGGATCGTCATGAACACCGGATAGTGGTGGATGATATTCGGCAACATTTATCGTCGCTTTGCCGCGATCTGACGCTGCCCGAAACGCCTTCTCTGCTGAGTACCGACACCATGTGGCACCTTGCCACCGCCATTCGCGGCGAATTGGCTCAGGCTGAAACCAGCGTGATCCAGCTTGCCTGCTTGTTACATCCCACCCCCGCGCTCTGCGGAACGCCGACGGCGGCGGCGCGTGATCTGATCGCCCTGCTGGAGCCTTACGACCGCGGCGTGTTCAGCGGCATCGTGGGATGGTGCGACGCCAATGGCGACGGCGAGTGGGCCATTGCCATTCGCTGCGGCATCGTACAGCGGCGATTGGTTCGTTTTTTTGCCGGCGCGGGCATCGTGGCGGGTTCGGAACCGCATAAAGAGTGGGCCGAAGTCTCAGGAAAGTTAGGCACGATGCTGCGGGCTTTTGGCTTACATACGGAGGACATATGA
- a CDS encoding (2,3-dihydroxybenzoyl)adenylate synthase gives MRIEFTPWPDEFAQRYRQKGYWIDRPLGDILHRQYQARPDAAAIICGERQWSYRQFEQQASALAANLTREGLRAGDSALVQLPNVAEFYLTFFALLKIGVAPVNALFSHNRLELTAYADLVAPRLLIASRQHPLFADDRFLHEWRTQYPTLTTVLLDGSGDERDLQRWLKAGSPQEYRPSDAAEVAFFQLSGGTTGTPKLIPRTHNDYYYSVRRSAEICRLTPSTRYLCALPAAHNYSLSSPGALGVFYAGGCVVLAGDPGPMTCFPLIKRHGIDMTSLVPPAAALWAQSAAQYQDDLASLKLLQVGGARLSESVACRIPAQLGCKLQQVLGMAEGLVNYTRLDDDDEHIFTTQGRPMCPDDEIRVVDQQGNPVPAGAEGQLITRGPYTIRGYYRNPEHNKRAFDAEGFYHSGDVVRMTEDGYLCVVGREKDQINRGGEKIAAEEIENLLLKHASVVHAALVAMPDPTLGEKSCAFIVATDSKLNALTLRKYLRSQGIAEYKLPDRIELIDVLPVTPVGKIDKRALRGRLSETTQP, from the coding sequence ATGAGGATTGAATTCACCCCTTGGCCGGATGAATTTGCTCAGCGTTACCGCCAAAAAGGATACTGGATCGATCGGCCGCTGGGGGACATTTTGCATCGGCAATATCAGGCGCGTCCCGATGCGGCGGCGATTATCTGCGGCGAGCGGCAGTGGAGCTATCGGCAGTTTGAACAGCAGGCGTCGGCGCTGGCCGCCAATCTGACCCGCGAGGGATTGCGCGCCGGGGATAGCGCGTTGGTGCAGTTGCCTAACGTCGCCGAGTTTTATCTAACCTTTTTTGCCTTGCTGAAAATCGGCGTAGCGCCGGTGAACGCGCTGTTCAGCCATAATCGGCTGGAACTGACGGCCTATGCGGATCTGGTTGCCCCGCGGTTGCTGATTGCTTCCCGTCAGCATCCGCTGTTTGCCGACGATCGTTTTCTGCATGAATGGCGGACTCAGTATCCGACATTAACGACCGTATTGTTAGACGGCAGCGGCGATGAACGCGATCTCCAACGCTGGTTGAAAGCCGGCTCGCCGCAGGAATACCGGCCGTCGGACGCCGCCGAGGTCGCTTTTTTTCAGCTTTCCGGCGGCACGACGGGAACCCCGAAACTGATTCCCCGCACGCACAATGATTATTACTACAGCGTGCGCCGCAGCGCGGAGATATGCCGCTTAACTCCCTCAACCCGCTATTTGTGCGCTTTGCCGGCCGCACATAACTATTCTTTGAGTTCTCCTGGCGCGCTTGGCGTGTTTTATGCCGGCGGATGCGTGGTGCTGGCGGGAGATCCCGGTCCGATGACCTGTTTCCCGCTGATAAAGCGGCACGGGATAGATATGACGTCACTGGTGCCTCCGGCGGCGGCGCTGTGGGCGCAGTCCGCCGCGCAATACCAAGACGATTTGGCGAGCCTGAAATTATTGCAGGTCGGCGGCGCCAGGCTGAGCGAAAGTGTGGCCTGCCGCATTCCGGCGCAACTGGGCTGCAAGCTGCAACAGGTCTTGGGGATGGCGGAAGGGCTGGTGAACTATACCCGGCTTGACGACGACGATGAACATATCTTTACCACGCAGGGGCGTCCCATGTGTCCGGATGATGAAATCCGCGTGGTGGACCAACAGGGAAATCCGGTTCCGGCGGGGGCGGAGGGCCAGTTGATAACGCGCGGTCCTTATACCATCCGCGGTTATTACCGTAACCCCGAACATAACAAGCGCGCATTTGATGCGGAAGGCTTCTACCACTCCGGCGATGTGGTGCGCATGACCGAGGATGGCTACCTGTGCGTGGTTGGGCGGGAGAAAGATCAAATCAATCGCGGCGGAGAGAAAATCGCCGCGGAGGAGATCGAAAATTTGCTGCTGAAACACGCTAGCGTCGTTCACGCCGCGCTGGTGGCGATGCCGGACCCGACGCTGGGCGAAAAAAGCTGCGCCTTTATCGTCGCGACGGACTCGAAACTGAACGCGCTGACGTTGCGCAAGTACCTGCGTAGTCAGGGGATCGCCGAGTACAAACTGCCGGATCGCATCGAATTGATTGACGTCTTGCCCGTCACCCCGGTGGGGAAAATCGATAAGCGGGCGCTGCGCGGCCGGCTTTCTGAAACAACACAGCCTTGA
- a CDS encoding nucleoside hydrolase, which produces MKRYGSMMVGLRGIVAAFLVVMLGAPAVVLAQPVFDVAAHKQIRVMISSDAKNEADDDFAVAHALLTPTFQVKGIIAAHYARTAPLMKRDPGASMENSYQELKRLLTLMEKTDVPVYRGAADALKKGETSPALSEGAQALIKEAMKQDDAPLFVLVMGSLTDVSAALLAEPRIAQKMTVVWIGGMPYPKGGWEYNMFNDPVAADNVFKSQVPMWQIPHNVYMSVRVSLSELAVRVKPQGKVGAYLWQQMIDFNKEISAIVKDVPWPKSEVWVLGDNPSVSLLLDDHEYNYALVDAPRLNDDLTYAPQPNARQIRVYNAVDTRFTLEDFYAKLALAYSVKH; this is translated from the coding sequence ATGAAGAGATATGGCTCGATGATGGTTGGATTGCGCGGGATTGTTGCCGCGTTTCTGGTCGTGATGTTGGGCGCGCCGGCGGTTGTTCTGGCTCAGCCCGTATTTGATGTCGCAGCGCATAAACAGATCCGGGTGATGATCAGCAGCGATGCCAAGAACGAAGCGGATGATGATTTTGCTGTGGCGCATGCGCTGCTGACGCCGACCTTCCAGGTTAAAGGCATCATCGCCGCCCACTATGCTCGCACCGCGCCATTAATGAAACGCGACCCCGGCGCCAGTATGGAAAACAGTTATCAGGAATTGAAACGTCTGCTGACTCTGATGGAGAAAACCGATGTGCCGGTATATCGCGGCGCGGCGGACGCGCTCAAAAAAGGAGAAACGTCGCCGGCGTTGAGTGAAGGGGCGCAAGCGCTGATTAAGGAAGCCATGAAGCAGGATGATGCTCCGCTGTTTGTGCTGGTCATGGGGTCGCTGACGGATGTTTCCGCCGCTTTGCTGGCCGAGCCGCGTATTGCGCAGAAAATGACGGTGGTCTGGATTGGCGGCATGCCGTATCCGAAAGGCGGCTGGGAATACAATATGTTTAATGATCCGGTTGCCGCGGATAATGTATTTAAATCGCAGGTTCCGATGTGGCAAATACCGCACAATGTCTATATGTCCGTGCGGGTATCGCTCTCGGAACTGGCTGTCCGAGTCAAACCGCAAGGTAAAGTGGGGGCGTACTTGTGGCAGCAAATGATTGATTTTAATAAAGAGATTTCTGCTATCGTCAAAGATGTGCCCTGGCCGAAAAGTGAAGTGTGGGTATTAGGCGATAATCCTTCAGTATCGCTGTTGCTGGACGACCATGAATACAATTACGCGTTAGTCGATGCGCCGCGGTTAAATGATGATCTTACCTATGCCCCGCAGCCGAACGCACGCCAGATTCGGGTATATAACGCGGTGGATACCCGGTTCACGCTGGAAGATTTTTACGCCAAGCTGGCGCTGGCTTATAGCGTGAAACATTAG